The Exiguobacterium mexicanum genome includes a window with the following:
- the lpdA gene encoding dihydrolipoyl dehydrogenase, which produces MAREFEIAVIGGGPGGYVAAIKAAQAGKTVAIVEAEKLGGTCLHKGCIPTKALLKAAHVYQTAKHGSAYGVETGTVTFNMERAQSFKRDLVAGLEKGIEHLMKQGKIEVFRGKASILGPSIFSPQPGTVAVEDSSGESELILPNQLIIATGSIPRELPGLPFDHTRILNSDDLLQFEQLPASIAIVGGGVIGVEWASMLIDLDVDVTLIEVGERLLPLEDKAVSREVERLLKKRGVRVLKNVTVDPERTEVATDAVSLAVGEETISVECVLVSVGRVANTEHLGLQNTSIVVENGVIQVDEQYRTKERHIFAIGDCIGKLQLAHVASAEGVKAVETILGHEPTPLDYALIPRCVYGVPEVASVGMTEEAAKAAGHEVKTGTYRFNGLGKARIEGPADGFVKLVSDKSTDDLLGVHIVGPKATELITEGGLALVLNATAWEMGQLVHPHPALSEAFQEAALAVDGLPIHA; this is translated from the coding sequence ATGGCACGAGAATTTGAGATCGCCGTCATCGGCGGCGGTCCTGGCGGATATGTCGCGGCCATCAAGGCGGCCCAAGCCGGTAAAACTGTCGCAATCGTGGAGGCCGAGAAACTCGGCGGGACATGTCTACATAAAGGCTGCATCCCGACGAAGGCGTTGTTGAAAGCGGCCCACGTCTATCAGACGGCGAAACATGGGAGCGCCTACGGCGTCGAGACGGGAACGGTCACGTTCAACATGGAACGCGCCCAGTCGTTCAAACGCGATTTGGTCGCAGGGCTTGAGAAAGGCATCGAGCACTTGATGAAACAAGGCAAGATCGAGGTATTCCGCGGCAAGGCCTCGATTTTAGGGCCGAGCATCTTCTCGCCGCAGCCGGGAACGGTCGCGGTCGAGGACAGCTCGGGCGAGTCTGAGCTCATCTTGCCGAACCAGCTCATCATCGCGACGGGGTCGATTCCGCGCGAACTGCCTGGTCTGCCGTTTGACCATACACGGATTTTAAACTCGGACGACCTGCTCCAATTCGAACAGTTGCCGGCATCGATCGCCATCGTTGGCGGTGGGGTCATCGGTGTCGAATGGGCCTCGATGCTCATCGACCTCGACGTTGACGTCACCTTGATCGAAGTCGGAGAGCGACTGTTGCCGCTCGAAGACAAGGCGGTGTCACGGGAAGTCGAACGACTCCTGAAAAAACGGGGCGTCCGTGTGTTGAAGAACGTCACTGTCGATCCGGAGCGTACAGAAGTAGCAACCGATGCCGTCTCGCTCGCGGTCGGCGAAGAGACGATCTCGGTCGAGTGTGTGCTCGTCTCGGTCGGACGGGTCGCCAATACGGAACATCTCGGGTTACAGAACACATCGATTGTCGTCGAGAACGGTGTCATCCAAGTCGATGAGCAGTATCGGACGAAAGAACGTCACATCTTCGCCATCGGGGACTGCATCGGCAAGCTCCAGCTCGCCCATGTCGCCTCAGCGGAAGGTGTCAAGGCGGTCGAGACGATTCTCGGTCACGAGCCGACTCCGCTCGATTATGCGTTGATCCCGCGTTGCGTCTACGGGGTGCCGGAAGTCGCATCGGTCGGCATGACCGAGGAAGCGGCCAAAGCGGCCGGTCATGAAGTGAAGACGGGCACGTATCGTTTCAACGGCCTCGGCAAGGCCCGCATCGAAGGACCGGCGGACGGATTCGTCAAGCTCGTGTCCGACAAGTCGACCGACGACCTGCTCGGTGTGCATATCGTCGGGCCAAAAGCGACAGAACTGATCACAGAAGGCGGACTCGCTCTCGTCTTGAACGCCACGGCATGGGAAATGGGCCAACTCGTCCATCCT
- the buk gene encoding butyrate kinase, giving the protein MTRQLILAINPGSTSTKVGLFDGAVEIMSRTVRHGADVTGLSIPKQLSHREREVRALLAETGIAGEDLSAIVGRGGLLAPMTSGTYAVNPLMQEDLASGRFGMHASNLGGLLAHKLGELFQVPNFIVDPVVVDELGPLARPTGMPEINRRSIFHALNQKAVAKRFAAENGSDYKELNLIIAHLGGGITVGAHAKGTVIDVNNGLDGDGPLAPERAGSIPVGQVVELCYSTRYKESEMKQKIVGRGGLFAHLGTFDAIEIEQRMADGDEQAALLYETMAYRVAQEIAKHGATLFGDVDAILLTGGIAYSTWLTEQISARVGYLAPVHIYPGEDELKALAEGALRAIRQEEAVREYEGDTHGTRI; this is encoded by the coding sequence ATGACAAGACAGCTCATTCTTGCCATCAACCCTGGTTCGACTTCGACGAAGGTCGGCTTGTTTGACGGAGCGGTCGAGATCATGTCTCGGACCGTCCGTCATGGGGCCGACGTCACAGGATTGTCAATTCCGAAGCAACTTTCGCATCGGGAACGGGAAGTACGAGCCTTGTTGGCCGAGACGGGCATCGCGGGCGAGGACTTGTCCGCGATCGTCGGTCGCGGTGGCTTGCTTGCCCCGATGACGTCGGGGACGTACGCCGTCAATCCGCTCATGCAGGAAGACTTGGCGAGCGGACGTTTCGGCATGCACGCCTCGAACTTGGGCGGTTTGCTCGCCCACAAGCTCGGTGAGTTATTTCAAGTACCGAATTTTATCGTTGACCCAGTAGTCGTCGACGAGCTCGGACCGCTCGCGCGACCAACGGGAATGCCTGAAATCAACCGACGCAGCATCTTCCACGCCTTGAACCAAAAAGCGGTCGCGAAGCGTTTTGCCGCCGAAAATGGAAGCGATTACAAAGAACTCAACCTAATCATCGCTCACCTCGGAGGCGGCATCACGGTCGGCGCCCATGCCAAAGGGACGGTCATCGATGTGAACAACGGACTCGATGGCGACGGACCGCTCGCGCCGGAACGAGCCGGTTCGATTCCTGTTGGACAGGTAGTAGAACTATGTTATAGTACCAGGTATAAAGAGTCGGAAATGAAACAAAAAATCGTCGGACGCGGTGGTTTGTTTGCCCACCTCGGGACGTTCGACGCGATCGAGATCGAACAGCGGATGGCAGACGGTGATGAGCAAGCCGCACTCCTTTACGAGACGATGGCGTACCGGGTCGCCCAAGAAATCGCCAAACATGGCGCCACCTTATTTGGTGACGTCGACGCGATTCTGTTGACGGGCGGCATCGCCTATTCGACTTGGCTGACCGAGCAAATCAGTGCGCGCGTCGGCTATTTGGCGCCGGTCCACATCTATCCTGGTGAAGATGAGTTGAAGGCACTCGCCGAAGGCGCACTCCGGGCCATCCGACAAGAAGAAGCAGTTCGAGAATATGAGGGGGATACACATGGCACGAGAATTTGA